The DNA window CTTCAAGGGAGGCGGCGATTTCCCCGATTTTTTCTTGCACATGCTGGTATCCGCCAATTTGGATGGATTCGCTGAGCAGCTCCACCGTTCCAAGGAAAAATTCGGTTTTCACGATGCGCCGCGCCAACACTTGGTGCAGGAGCATAATCGCCAAATGGGTTTCTTCATCCAGCTCTTTGGCCACCCATGCGTTTTTGTAGAAAAAGATCCGATCCCACGGAACGAGCACATCGTCAAATACGACAATGGCGTCGATTTCATCAAAGTGCGCGCTGAGCGGGGCGTCAAACGAAGAGGCGCCAGCAGCAAAAGAAGGACGGCAGATGAACTTCAACCCCGGTGTGTTGCTCGGAATCGAAAACGCGTACATGTACTCATCGCCAAGAAGCGTCCCGCCGGCCGGCAAAACGAGAAGTTCGTCGGTCATGCCGCCTTGGGTGGCGAGCAGGCGCGCGCCTTTGATGACGAGTCCGTCTGTCGTTTCGCGGATCACTTTGGCGGCGATCGGCTCGCCGTCTTCTTCCATATAGCCGAGGGAACGGTTCACTTGCGGGTTGACAAACGTATGGGTGAACGACAAGTCGTTTTTGATCGCCCGCTCATAGAGGCGTTCGATATGTTCGGCGTAGGACGGGTGCTGCTGCCCGAAAAAATCGGCCGCGGAAGCGAGCGCCATCACGGCGGTGTTCATGTAGTCGGGAGATCGACCCATCATCCCCGCTGTCAGGCGCGCCCATTCTTGGAACGCCAGACGCCGGTGTTCGAGCTCCTCTTTTGTCGTCGGCCGCAAGAACGCCGCGCCGGCCAGCTCCCCCGTCGATGTGCGGAACGTCAGCACCGGCTGCTTCGTTGGATCATGCTGGCATCGTATAGGCGCGCTTGGCTTCGGATCGCGCCGGCGAAGGCCGGGTGCTTTGACAGATTTCTCTCGACCTGCTCGCCGTTGATCCATACATTTGACCGAAGATTGTCAATGCGCTCGATATACTGGGTGCCGTTAATAATGGCCATATTTTCCATCCCCTTTTTCCGTAAAAACCGTTTATGGCCATTGTATGCGCGCCTAGAAAAAAGGGAAGGAGGTTCAACCGCGAGCGGGACAGGCTATTTCCACCCGGTTGCGCCCGTTTTGTTTAGCCCGGTATAGCGCCTGATCGGCAAGGGAAAGAAGCGCCTTAGCGTGCTCATTTGGCTGCGGGATGGCGATCGCGGCTCCGACCCTGACGGTGACGCCGTTGGCAGCGGGTGATAAGCGATGTGGAATGGCTAGCTCTTCAATGTTCAACCGTATTGCTTCAGCGGCCGCTGCCGCTATGGATGGTGGCGGGGTGGGAAAAAATCACGCAAGGGTTTGACGCCACCGGATTTTTAAAAGGAGCGTTGGCGAAGGCCACGGGCGAACACCCGGCCGTGCAAAGCTGGTGGGCGGCCTTTATCGAAAACGCAGCGCTGCCGAATGTCGGATTGTTCAACTTCCTCGTGCCATGGGGTGAATTTCTCGTCGGGGTCGCACTGATTCTCGGATTGTTTACGACTTTTGCCGCACTCATGGGAGCGGTGATGAACTTCGCCTTCATGTTCTCAGGCACGACGAGCACGAACCCGCAAATGGTGCTGCTCACCGTCTTGATCCTCGTCGCCGGAGCCA is part of the Geobacillus sp. 46C-IIa genome and encodes:
- a CDS encoding diguanylate cyclase domain-containing protein gives rise to the protein MNIEELAIPHRLSPAANGVTVRVGAAIAIPQPNEHAKALLSLADQALYRAKQNGRNRVEIACPARG
- a CDS encoding DoxX family protein, with amino-acid sequence MEWLALQCSTVLLQRPLPLWMVAGWEKITQGFDATGFLKGALAKATGEHPAVQSWWAAFIENAALPNVGLFNFLVPWGEFLVGVALILGLFTTFAALMGAVMNFAFMFSGTTSTNPQMVLLTVLILVAGANAGRYGFDHWVLPYLRHWWTDKTHRPHRPAAASK